The proteins below are encoded in one region of Sphaerodactylus townsendi isolate TG3544 linkage group LG06, MPM_Stown_v2.3, whole genome shotgun sequence:
- the LOC125434561 gene encoding basic proline-rich protein-like, with protein PPHPPPPPPPPPPTPPPPHPPPPPPPPPPTPPPPHPPPPPPPPPPTPPPPHPPPPPPPPPPTPPPPHPPPPPPPPPPTPPPPHPPPPPPPPPPTPPPPHPPPPPPPPPPTPPPPHPPPPPPPPPPTPPPPHPPPPPPPPPPTPPPPHPPPPPPPPPPTPPPPHPPPPPPPPPPTPPPPHPPPPPPPPPPTPPPPHPPPPPPPPPPTPPPPHPPPPPPPPPPTPPPPHPPPPPPPPPPTPPPPHPPPPPPPPPPTPPPPHPPPPPPPPPPTPPPPHPPPPPPPPPPTPPPPHPPPPPPPPPPTPPPPHPPPPPPPPPPTPPPPHPPPPPPPPPPTPPPPHPPPPPPPPPPTPPPPHPPPPPPPPPPTPPPPHPPPPPPPPPPTPPPPHPPPPPPPPPPTPPPPHPPPPPPPPPPTPPPPHPPPPPPPPPPPPPPPPPPPPTSPPPQNPPPPPPPPPPPPPPPPTPPPLHPHPPPPPPPPPPPPPPPPPPPPPPPPPPPTPPPPPP; from the coding sequence cccccccacccccccccccccccacccccccccccccccacccccccccccccccacccccccccccccccacccccccccccccccacccccccccccccccacccccccccccccccacccccccccccccccacccccccccccccccacccccccccccccccacccccccccccccccacccccccccccccccacccccccccccccccacccccccccccccccacccccccccccccccacccccccccccccccacccccccccccccccacccccccccccccccacccccccccccccccacccccccccccccccacccccccccccccccacccccccccccccccacccccccccccccccacccccccccccccccacccccccccccccccacccccccccccccccacccccccccccccccacccccccccccccccacccccccccccccccacccccccccccccccacccccccccccccccacccccccccccccccacccccccccccccccacccccccccccccccacccccccccccccccacccccccccccccccacccccccccccccccacccccccccccccccacccccccccccccccacccccccccccccccacccccccccccccccacccccccccccccccacccccccccccccccacccccccccccccccacccccccccccccccacccccccccccccccacccccccccccccccacccccccccccccccacccccccccccccccacccccccccccccccacccccccccccccccacccccccccccccccacccccccccccccccacccccccccccccccacccccccccccccccacccccccccccccccacccccccccccccccacccccccccccccccacccccccccccccccacccccccccccccccacccccccccccccccacccccccccccccccacccccccccccccccacccccccccccccccacccccccccccccccacccccccccccccccacccccccccccccccacccccccccccccccacccccccccccccccacccccccccccccccacccccccccccccccacccccccccccccccacccccccccccccccacccccccccccccccacccccccccccccccacccccccccccccccacccccccccccccccacccccccccccccccacccccccccccccccacccccccccccccccccccccccccccccccccccccccccccccacctccccccccccccaaaacccccccccccccccccccccccccccccccccccccccccccccccccacccccccccccctccacccccacccccctccaccccccccccccccccctccccccccccccccaccaccccctccccccccacctcccccaccccccccccccacccccccccccccccccccc